A genomic window from Herbiconiux aconitum includes:
- a CDS encoding SDR family oxidoreductase: MKIVVIGATGLIGTQLVAVLQRAGHAVVAGSRANGIDAVSGTGIVRAVAGADVVVDVMNVPERDGDEARRLFVDASTTLLRAEADAGVGHHIVLSVVGVDRAHGDGYFRAKAAQEEAVESGGVPYTIVRATQFYEFAHQIAAWNTVEDTVRLPGRAMRPVASGDVTAALVRVAGAAPVEAAVEVAGPEVIPLDDFVRRVLLKDHDERYVFTAADAQPIGFNLDGELLLPGPDASISPTTLESWLHRDHVDVTVA, from the coding sequence ATGAAGATCGTCGTCATCGGCGCCACCGGCCTGATCGGTACGCAGCTCGTCGCGGTGCTCCAGCGTGCCGGCCACGCCGTCGTCGCCGGCTCCCGCGCCAATGGCATCGACGCCGTCTCCGGAACCGGGATCGTCAGAGCCGTCGCCGGCGCCGACGTGGTCGTCGACGTCATGAACGTTCCCGAACGCGACGGCGACGAGGCCCGCCGGCTTTTCGTCGACGCGAGCACCACCCTGCTCCGCGCCGAAGCGGATGCGGGGGTGGGCCACCACATCGTGCTCTCGGTCGTGGGCGTCGACCGGGCGCACGGCGACGGCTACTTCCGGGCGAAGGCAGCCCAGGAAGAGGCCGTCGAGAGCGGCGGCGTGCCGTACACGATCGTGCGCGCGACGCAGTTCTACGAGTTCGCCCACCAGATCGCGGCCTGGAACACGGTCGAGGACACGGTTCGCCTGCCCGGCCGCGCCATGCGTCCGGTCGCATCGGGCGACGTGACGGCAGCGCTCGTGCGCGTCGCCGGCGCGGCGCCCGTCGAGGCGGCGGTCGAAGTCGCGGGGCCCGAGGTCATTCCCCTCGACGACTTCGTGCGCCGAGTGCTCCTCAAAGATCACGACGAGCGATACGTGTTCACGGCCGCCGATGCCCAGCCCATCGGCTTCAACCTCGACGGGGAGTTGCTACTGCCCGGGCCCGACGCGAGTATCTCCCCGACGACCCTCGAGTCGTGGCTGCATCGCGATCACGTCGACGTCACTGTGGCCTGA
- the ilvC gene encoding ketol-acid reductoisomerase: MTEIFYDQDADLSLIQSKKVAVIGYGSQGHAHALNLRDSGVEVVVALKEGSKSTAKAEEAGFTVLSVAEATAWADVIVVLAPDQHQRGIYAADIQPNLSDGKALLFGHGFNIRFGYIQAPEGVDVIMVAPKGPGHTVRREYEAGRGVPVIVAVENDATGSAWELAWSYAKGIGGLRAGGIKTTFTEETETDLFGEQAVLCGGVSQLVQYGFETLTEAGYQPQIAYFEVLHELKLIVDLMWEGGIAKQRWSVSDTAEYGDYVSGPRVIDPHVKENMKAVLADIQSGAFAKRFIDDQDAGAPEFLALREKGAAHPIEATGKELRALFAWKQQDADYTDGSAAR, translated from the coding sequence GTGACCGAGATCTTCTATGACCAGGACGCCGATCTGTCCCTGATCCAGTCCAAGAAGGTGGCCGTCATCGGCTACGGCTCGCAGGGCCACGCCCACGCGCTGAACCTTCGTGACTCGGGCGTCGAGGTCGTCGTCGCGCTGAAGGAGGGGTCGAAGTCGACCGCCAAGGCCGAGGAGGCGGGCTTCACGGTCCTCTCCGTCGCCGAGGCGACCGCCTGGGCCGACGTCATCGTCGTTCTCGCGCCCGACCAGCACCAGCGGGGCATCTACGCCGCCGACATCCAGCCCAACCTGAGCGACGGCAAGGCGCTGCTGTTCGGTCACGGCTTCAACATCCGCTTCGGCTACATCCAGGCGCCCGAGGGCGTCGACGTGATCATGGTCGCCCCCAAGGGCCCGGGTCACACCGTGCGTCGTGAGTACGAGGCGGGCCGCGGCGTTCCCGTTATCGTCGCCGTCGAGAACGACGCGACCGGTTCGGCGTGGGAGCTCGCCTGGAGCTACGCCAAGGGCATCGGCGGCCTGCGCGCCGGCGGCATCAAGACCACCTTCACCGAAGAGACCGAGACCGACCTGTTCGGCGAGCAGGCCGTGCTCTGCGGTGGCGTCTCGCAGCTCGTGCAGTACGGCTTCGAGACCCTCACCGAGGCCGGCTACCAGCCGCAGATCGCCTACTTCGAGGTGTTGCACGAGCTGAAGCTCATCGTCGACCTGATGTGGGAGGGTGGCATCGCCAAGCAGCGCTGGTCGGTCTCCGACACGGCCGAGTACGGCGACTACGTCTCGGGTCCGCGCGTCATCGACCCGCACGTGAAAGAGAACATGAAGGCCGTTCTCGCCGACATCCAGTCGGGCGCGTTCGCGAAGCGGTTCATCGACGACCAGGATGCCGGGGCTCCCGAGTTCCTCGCCCTCCGCGAGAAGGGTGCGGCGCACCCCATCGAGGCCACCGGCAAGGAGCTGCGTGCTCTCTTCGCCTGGAAGCAGCAGGACGCGGACTACACCGACGGGTCTGCTGCGCGCTGA
- the ilvN gene encoding acetolactate synthase small subunit — translation MSTHVLSLLVEDKPGLLTRVAGLFARRGFNIESLAVGHSEIDGLSRITVVVDVEDLPLEQVTKQLNKLINVIKIVELDPAQAVQREHLLIKVRVDNTTRSQVLEAVNLFRARVVDVSSDALVIEVTGDSGKTQAFLRVLEPYGIKELAQSGLLAIGRGGKSITERVFKN, via the coding sequence ATGAGCACTCACGTTCTGAGCCTCCTCGTCGAGGACAAGCCGGGTCTGCTGACCCGCGTGGCGGGGCTGTTCGCTCGCCGCGGCTTCAACATCGAGTCGCTCGCGGTGGGCCACTCGGAGATCGACGGCCTCTCGCGGATCACCGTGGTGGTCGACGTCGAAGACCTCCCGCTCGAGCAGGTGACGAAGCAGTTGAACAAGCTGATCAACGTCATCAAGATCGTGGAACTCGACCCCGCGCAAGCCGTGCAGCGGGAACACCTGCTGATCAAGGTGCGAGTCGACAACACGACGCGATCGCAGGTGCTCGAGGCCGTCAACCTCTTCCGGGCGCGCGTCGTCGACGTCTCGAGCGACGCGCTCGTGATCGAAGTCACCGGCGACTCCGGCAAGACCCAGGCGTTCCTGCGCGTGCTCGAGCCCTACGGCATCAAGGAGCTCGCCCAATCGGGCCTGCTCGCGATCGGCCGCGGCGGCAAGAGCATCACCGAGCGCGTCTTCAAGAACTGA
- a CDS encoding acetolactate synthase large subunit, which translates to MTTDAFPVPTKKTPLSTEPEILTGSGAVLRSLKNLGVTDVFGLPGGAIIPFYDELMTQDDIRHILVRHEQGAGHAAEGYAAATGKVGVAIATSGPGATNLVTAIADAYMDSVPLLAITGQVFSHLMGTDAFQEADIVGITMPITKHSFLVKSPEEVPATIAAAYQIASTGRPGPVLVDITKDAQQNSAPFIWPPKIDLPGYRPITKAHGKQIQAAAQLLLESKKPVFYVGGGVIRAEATAELLRLAEATGVPVVTTLMARGAFPDSHPQHLGMPGMHGTVPAVLALQESDLLISLGARFDDRVTGKASEFAPNAKVVHVDVDPAEISKIRVADVPIVGDAKDVIADLIKAYSDAGGQKTLDLDEWWNYLHGLQKEFPLGYSEPTDGLLAPQYVIKRIGELTGPEATYAAGVGQHQMWAAQFIKYERPHSWLNSGGAGTMGYAVPAAMGAKVAEPERTVWAIDGDGCFQMTNQELATCTINNIPIKVAIINNSSLGMVRQWQTLFYDGRHSFTDLNTGHATQMVPDFVKMADAYGALGIRVTKVEEVDAAIKLALETNDRPVVIDFIVSADAMVWPMVPQGVSNSFVQYAKEHAPEWEEE; encoded by the coding sequence ATGACCACGGATGCCTTCCCCGTGCCAACCAAGAAGACTCCGCTGAGCACCGAGCCCGAAATTCTCACCGGCTCCGGGGCTGTGCTGCGATCGCTCAAGAACCTCGGCGTCACCGACGTGTTCGGCCTGCCCGGCGGCGCCATCATCCCGTTCTACGACGAGCTGATGACGCAAGACGACATCCGCCACATCCTGGTGCGCCATGAGCAGGGCGCCGGTCACGCGGCCGAGGGCTATGCGGCCGCCACCGGCAAGGTCGGCGTGGCCATCGCCACCAGCGGACCGGGCGCCACCAACCTCGTCACCGCGATCGCCGACGCCTACATGGATTCGGTGCCGCTGCTTGCCATCACCGGTCAGGTGTTCTCGCACCTGATGGGCACCGACGCGTTCCAGGAGGCCGACATCGTGGGAATCACGATGCCGATCACGAAGCACTCCTTCTTGGTGAAGTCGCCCGAGGAGGTGCCGGCCACGATCGCGGCGGCCTACCAGATCGCATCCACGGGTCGTCCTGGTCCGGTGCTCGTCGACATCACGAAAGACGCCCAGCAGAACTCGGCGCCCTTCATCTGGCCCCCGAAGATCGACCTTCCCGGCTACCGGCCCATCACGAAGGCGCACGGCAAGCAGATCCAGGCCGCCGCCCAGTTGCTGCTCGAGTCGAAGAAGCCCGTGTTCTACGTCGGTGGCGGCGTCATCCGTGCCGAGGCGACCGCGGAACTGCTGCGACTGGCTGAAGCCACCGGCGTTCCGGTGGTCACCACCTTGATGGCGCGCGGCGCCTTCCCCGACTCGCACCCGCAGCACCTCGGCATGCCCGGCATGCACGGAACGGTTCCCGCGGTGCTCGCCCTGCAGGAGAGCGACCTGCTCATCTCGCTCGGCGCCCGGTTCGACGACCGGGTGACCGGCAAGGCGAGCGAATTCGCCCCGAATGCGAAGGTCGTTCACGTCGACGTCGATCCCGCGGAGATCTCGAAGATCCGGGTGGCCGACGTGCCGATCGTCGGCGACGCGAAAGACGTCATCGCCGATCTCATCAAGGCCTACTCCGACGCGGGCGGCCAGAAGACGCTCGATCTCGACGAGTGGTGGAACTACCTGCACGGTCTGCAGAAGGAGTTCCCGCTCGGCTACTCCGAGCCCACCGACGGCCTCCTGGCGCCGCAGTACGTGATCAAGCGGATCGGTGAGCTGACCGGCCCCGAGGCGACCTACGCCGCGGGCGTGGGGCAGCACCAGATGTGGGCGGCGCAGTTCATCAAGTACGAGCGCCCGCACTCCTGGCTCAACTCCGGTGGCGCCGGCACCATGGGGTACGCCGTTCCGGCGGCCATGGGCGCCAAGGTGGCCGAGCCCGAGCGCACGGTGTGGGCGATCGACGGCGACGGATGCTTCCAGATGACCAATCAGGAACTCGCGACCTGCACGATCAACAACATCCCGATCAAGGTCGCGATCATCAACAACTCCTCGCTCGGCATGGTGCGCCAGTGGCAGACGCTGTTCTACGACGGCCGCCACTCGTTCACCGACCTGAACACCGGTCACGCGACGCAGATGGTGCCCGACTTCGTGAAGATGGCCGACGCCTATGGTGCTCTGGGCATCCGGGTCACCAAGGTCGAGGAGGTCGACGCAGCCATCAAGCTCGCGCTCGAGACGAACGACCGGCCGGTCGTGATCGACTTCATCGTCTCGGCCGACGCGATGGTGTGGCCGATGGTGCCCCAGGGTGTCAGCAACAGCTTCGTGCAGTACGCCAAAGAGCACGCCCCGGAATGGGAAGAGGAGTAG
- the ilvD gene encoding dihydroxy-acid dehydratase: MPERDIKPRSRTVTDGIEALTSRGMLRGVGMGDGDWEKPQIGIASSWNEITPCNLSLERLARASKEGVHAGGGYPLQFGTISVSDGISMGHEGMHFSLVSREVIADSVETVMMAERLDGSVLLAGCDKSLPGMLMAAARLDLASVFLYAGSIAPGWVKLSDGTEKDITIIDSFEAVGAVRAGRMSMEDAHRIECAFAPGEGSCGGMYTANTMASAAEAMGMSLPGSASPAAADRRRDYFAHRSGEAVVNMLRLGLTARDIITKKSLENAIAVGMAFGGSTNLVLHLLAIAAEAEVDLTLADFNKVGDKVPHIGDLKPFGRFVMNDVDRHGGVPAVMKALLDEGLLHGDAMTVTGKTIEENLAEMDIAPLDGEVLRPLSNPIHKSGGLTVLTGTMAPEGAVVKSAGFDADVFEGPARVFERERAAMDALTEGRINAGDVVVIRYEGPKGGPGMREMLAITAAIKGAGLGKDVLLLTDGRFSGGTTGLCIGHIAPEAVDAGPIAFVRDGDLIRVDIAARSLDLLVDPAELAARQDGWAPLPPRYTRGVLAKYSKLVHSAAEGAITG; the protein is encoded by the coding sequence ATGCCGGAAAGAGACATCAAGCCACGGAGCCGCACCGTCACCGACGGAATCGAAGCCCTCACCTCGCGCGGAATGCTCCGCGGCGTCGGCATGGGCGACGGAGACTGGGAGAAGCCCCAGATCGGCATTGCGAGCTCGTGGAACGAGATCACGCCGTGCAACCTGTCGCTCGAGCGGCTCGCCCGGGCCTCGAAGGAGGGTGTGCACGCCGGCGGCGGCTACCCGCTGCAGTTCGGCACCATTTCGGTCTCCGACGGCATCTCGATGGGCCACGAGGGCATGCACTTCTCGCTGGTGTCGCGCGAGGTCATCGCCGACTCGGTCGAAACCGTCATGATGGCCGAGCGCCTCGACGGATCGGTGCTGCTGGCCGGGTGCGACAAGTCCCTGCCGGGCATGCTGATGGCGGCCGCGCGACTCGACCTCGCGTCGGTGTTCCTCTACGCCGGGTCGATCGCCCCCGGCTGGGTGAAGCTCTCCGATGGCACGGAAAAAGACATCACGATCATCGATTCCTTCGAGGCGGTCGGCGCCGTGCGCGCGGGCCGGATGTCGATGGAAGACGCACATCGCATCGAGTGCGCCTTCGCGCCGGGTGAAGGTTCCTGCGGCGGCATGTACACGGCGAACACGATGGCCAGCGCGGCCGAGGCGATGGGGATGAGCCTGCCCGGCTCGGCGTCGCCCGCCGCCGCCGACCGCCGTCGCGACTACTTCGCCCACCGTTCGGGTGAGGCCGTGGTGAACATGCTGCGTCTCGGCCTCACGGCTCGCGACATCATCACCAAGAAGTCGCTCGAGAACGCGATCGCCGTCGGCATGGCTTTCGGCGGATCGACGAACCTCGTGCTTCATCTGCTCGCCATCGCGGCCGAGGCCGAGGTCGACCTCACCCTCGCCGACTTCAACAAGGTGGGCGACAAGGTGCCGCACATCGGCGACCTGAAGCCGTTCGGCCGCTTCGTGATGAACGACGTCGACCGTCACGGCGGCGTGCCGGCCGTGATGAAGGCGCTCCTCGACGAGGGGCTCCTGCACGGCGACGCGATGACCGTCACCGGCAAGACCATCGAAGAGAACCTCGCCGAGATGGACATCGCACCGCTCGATGGCGAAGTGCTCCGGCCGCTCTCGAACCCGATCCACAAGTCGGGCGGTCTCACCGTGCTCACCGGAACCATGGCGCCGGAGGGCGCCGTGGTGAAGTCGGCCGGCTTCGACGCCGACGTCTTCGAAGGCCCGGCGCGCGTGTTCGAGCGGGAGCGGGCGGCGATGGATGCGCTCACCGAGGGGCGCATCAACGCCGGCGATGTCGTGGTCATCCGCTACGAGGGTCCGAAGGGCGGCCCGGGTATGCGCGAGATGCTCGCCATCACCGCGGCCATCAAGGGGGCAGGGCTCGGCAAGGATGTACTACTATTGACCGACGGCAGGTTCTCAGGCGGCACAACCGGACTGTGTATCGGCCACATAGCACCCGAAGCGGTCGACGCAGGTCCGATCGCCTTCGTGCGCGATGGTGATCTAATACGGGTCGATATCGCAGCTCGCTCGCTCGACCTACTTGTCGATCCGGCTGAGCTAGCAGCTCGCCAAGACGGCTGGGCTCCACTTCCTCCGCGTTACACCCGTGGCGTTCTCGCGAAGTACTCCAAGCTCGTGCACTCCGCTGCGGAGGGCGCGATAACGGGGTAG
- the otsB gene encoding trehalose-phosphatase, giving the protein MSITTPNPTGPIRHEHVAAEAGADADLLESTSGPVERELLDGLHRLASAERLLVAIDFDGTLAPEVDEPSRARALPEAREALLRLIRLPATRVALVSGRAMESLEQVSDLPDEVLLVGSHGVEIRLDGPTQLTLDTVELEQVDALSEVLEGVADSIDNVWIESKPAGFALHTRLATDADSRLAHMVALDEAHSEVEGLTVREGKNVLEFSVRNTTKGEALLHLKEYVRATSVFYAGDDVTDEDGFAVLGPHDFGLKSGAGRTIAEHRVDGPREVASVLALLADFRGGDSSTTEQ; this is encoded by the coding sequence ATGAGCATCACCACGCCGAACCCGACCGGCCCGATCCGGCACGAGCACGTCGCCGCTGAAGCGGGTGCCGACGCCGATCTGCTCGAATCCACCAGCGGACCGGTGGAGCGTGAGCTGCTCGACGGTCTGCATCGCCTGGCCTCGGCCGAACGGCTGCTCGTCGCCATCGACTTCGACGGCACGCTCGCTCCCGAGGTCGACGAGCCGAGCCGCGCCCGGGCGCTTCCCGAGGCGCGGGAGGCGCTGCTGCGCCTCATCCGGCTCCCGGCGACGCGGGTCGCGCTGGTCTCGGGGCGGGCCATGGAGAGTCTCGAGCAGGTGAGCGATCTGCCCGATGAGGTGCTCCTGGTGGGCTCGCACGGGGTCGAGATCCGGCTCGACGGCCCGACCCAGCTGACCCTCGACACCGTCGAGTTGGAGCAGGTGGATGCGCTGAGCGAGGTTCTCGAGGGTGTCGCCGACTCGATCGACAACGTCTGGATCGAGTCGAAGCCGGCCGGATTCGCTCTGCACACGCGGCTCGCGACGGATGCGGACAGCCGCTTGGCCCACATGGTGGCGCTCGACGAGGCGCACTCCGAGGTGGAGGGGCTGACCGTGCGCGAGGGCAAGAACGTGCTCGAGTTCTCGGTGCGCAACACCACCAAAGGCGAGGCCCTGCTGCACCTCAAGGAGTACGTGCGCGCGACCTCGGTGTTCTACGCCGGCGACGACGTCACCGACGAGGACGGTTTCGCGGTGCTCGGGCCCCATGACTTCGGGTTGAAGAGCGGGGCGGGGCGCACGATCGCCGAGCATCGCGTCGACGGGCCGCGGGAGGTCGCATCCGTTCTGGCGCTGCTGGCAGATTTCCGCGGCGGCGACTCCTCCACGACCGAGCAGTGA
- a CDS encoding alpha,alpha-trehalose-phosphate synthase (UDP-forming), with amino-acid sequence MPSTDSPSTPQFGEFPFVVVSNRLPVDRVIDAEGNSTFRTSPGGLVTALEPVMREADGAWIGWTGTADDEAEPFENDGIHLIPVALSDEEIELYYEGFSNDTLWPLYHDVIAPPAYHREWWESYVIVNQRFADRAAEVSAEGGTVWVQDYQLQLVPRMLRNQRPDLTIGFFNHIPFPAYGIYSQLPWRTQIIEGLLGADVIGFQRTADAGNFSRAVRRLLGYQSKGTVIDVPVEAESEVASAKHRISTVRDDKLVRTVVAKAFPISIDAASYEDLAHRPDIQARAVEIRNGLGNPDVVMLGVDRLDYTKGIGHRLKAFGELLADGDLDVEEVTLVQVASPSRERVRTYQKLRDEIELTVGRINGDYSTISHTAISYLHHGYPREEMVALYLAADVMLVTALRDGMNLVAKEYVATRFDNDGVLVLSEFAGASDELRTALRVNPHDIEGLKEAILQAKQMPKSERARRMRAMRKRVQENDVARWSSSFLAALATPSHDLALPKANARQGQRSPREERDAQAVTRAEARAEERATEEAR; translated from the coding sequence ATGCCCAGCACAGACAGCCCATCCACGCCGCAGTTCGGCGAGTTCCCCTTCGTCGTCGTCTCGAACCGGCTCCCGGTCGACCGAGTCATCGATGCCGAGGGGAACTCGACCTTTCGCACCTCGCCCGGGGGGCTGGTCACCGCGCTCGAACCCGTGATGCGCGAGGCCGACGGGGCGTGGATCGGCTGGACGGGCACCGCCGACGACGAAGCCGAACCGTTCGAGAACGACGGCATCCACCTCATCCCGGTGGCACTCTCCGACGAGGAGATCGAGCTCTACTACGAGGGCTTCTCGAACGACACGCTCTGGCCGCTCTACCACGACGTCATCGCCCCGCCGGCCTATCACCGGGAATGGTGGGAGAGCTACGTCATCGTCAACCAGCGCTTCGCCGACCGCGCCGCCGAGGTCTCGGCCGAGGGTGGCACAGTCTGGGTGCAGGACTACCAGCTGCAGCTGGTGCCGCGGATGCTGCGCAACCAACGCCCCGACCTCACGATCGGTTTCTTCAATCACATTCCATTCCCGGCATACGGCATCTATTCGCAGTTGCCGTGGCGCACGCAGATCATCGAAGGACTGCTCGGCGCCGATGTCATCGGATTCCAGCGCACCGCAGACGCCGGCAACTTCTCCCGCGCCGTGCGGCGCCTGCTCGGCTACCAGTCGAAGGGCACGGTGATCGACGTTCCGGTCGAAGCCGAATCCGAGGTGGCGAGTGCGAAGCACCGCATCTCGACGGTTCGTGACGACAAGCTCGTGCGCACCGTGGTGGCGAAGGCCTTCCCGATCTCGATCGATGCCGCCAGCTACGAAGACCTCGCCCATCGGCCCGACATCCAGGCCCGCGCGGTCGAGATCCGCAACGGGCTCGGCAATCCGGATGTCGTGATGCTCGGCGTCGACCGGCTCGACTACACCAAGGGCATCGGGCACCGGCTCAAGGCGTTCGGCGAACTCCTCGCCGACGGCGACCTCGATGTCGAGGAGGTCACCCTCGTGCAGGTGGCGAGCCCGAGCCGCGAGCGGGTGCGCACCTACCAGAAGCTCCGCGACGAGATCGAACTCACGGTCGGCCGCATCAACGGCGACTACTCCACCATCAGTCACACCGCCATCAGCTACCTGCACCACGGCTACCCGCGCGAGGAGATGGTGGCCCTCTACCTCGCCGCCGACGTGATGCTCGTCACCGCGCTCCGCGACGGCATGAACCTCGTGGCCAAGGAATACGTGGCGACCCGCTTCGACAACGACGGCGTGCTGGTGCTCAGCGAATTCGCGGGAGCCTCCGACGAGCTGCGCACCGCCCTGCGGGTCAATCCGCACGACATCGAGGGGCTGAAGGAAGCGATTCTCCAAGCCAAGCAGATGCCGAAGAGCGAGCGGGCGAGAAGGATGCGCGCCATGCGAAAACGCGTGCAGGAGAACGACGTCGCGCGCTGGTCGTCGTCGTTCCTCGCCGCCCTCGCCACGCCGTCGCACGACCTGGCGTTGCCCAAGGCGAATGCCCGGCAGGGTCAGCGGAGCCCCCGTGAGGAGCGCGACGCGCAAGCCGTCACCCGAGCTGAAGCCCGGGCCGAGGAACGCGCGACGGAGGAAGCCCGATGA